The Fimbriimonadaceae bacterium nucleotide sequence CGAACGTTCTCGTCAGCCTCGGGAGGGGCGCCTGCCGCTTTCGCCCGTAGCTCGTCGATCTCGCGCTGGGCGGCTTCGAACCTTCGCTCCCAAGCCGCTTCCATCTCGTCCTTCGGCTTCCGACGGTAATAGAAAAGGTCGATCAGAAGCCAAATGACCGCTGACCCGCCGATCCCGTAAAAGAGTGACTGGATATCCATCGCGAAAGCCTTAGAACCTGCTCTAAGTATTGGCAGATTCTTGACAGCGCACAGGCCAATGGCCCGATAGCACGCCAAGGATCAAGTTCCCGACCTATTTGTCTACCAAAACATCGACGACCAAGGGATTATGGTCGGAGGCTCCTGAAGATTCGACGAACGCCGTGGCACATCCGGTACGCCCGAACAGCCAAACATGGTCGATCCTCTGGAGCGGAGTCCGGGAGGGCATCGTCCAGCCGGGGCCAATGCCGCGCTCAGCCCATGCGTCGCGTCCCCACCTCTGCAACTCGCGAAGGCTTTGGCCCGAAGGGGACCGGTTCATGTCTCCCGCGAGCACGGCAGGATCTCCGTGGCCCTTTGCGATCGGCACGACCTTGCGAAGGAGGCAAGCCTGCTCCGTGCCGACTTCGCCGAAGCGGCGCCAAAGTTGGTGGAGCGGCCGCCCGAGCATGACGTCCGTGCGGAAGCTGGGCATGTGCATGTTCACGACCCGGAGCGTGGCGCCGCCCTTTCTCACCTTTGTCTCGACACAGCTCCAGGAAAAAGAGAACTCTGTTAGCCAAACTTCGCGCTGCCACTCGATCGGTAATCGAGTGGCCGTCGTCCGACCGTTGCTGCAATAGAAGCGGTATTCGGGTAAAGCTTTACGAAGTGCGTTATACGTGGCCGCGTCCTCACCGCGCCAATCCAGCTCTTGCATGCACACAATGTCGGGGTCGCAGCGCCTTATCGTCGCCGCGACCTTCTCGACCCCGGCCCAGCAATGCTGGACGTTATAGGACATCACGCGAATCTGTCCAGGCTCGCTGGCAGCCGTGGAACGCGGGAAGTGCCACTGACCTGCATAAACAAAAAGGCCGGTTTGAAGCAGTATGGATAGGGCCAAGCGTTTCCAGTTCCTGCGTGCGAGAGCGAAGGGAAGGGCCAAGGCGAGAGGAATAAGACAAAGCGCAGAGTGCAAGGAGTTCGCGACGAAGCCGAGCGAGGTCGTATCGTCGCCGGAATAGCCATAGTAGACCAGAAAGGACACGGACAGAAACGCCAGCAGCACAAGGCCCGTCCACAACTGGTCAAAGCGCTTGGAGCCCTGCTTCCTTTCGGTCACTCCAATGAAAACGTCTCGTGGAGGTTGGGAATCCCCACATTCCACCCCAGCTCCCTTTCGATGCGGGCTTTTAGGGCTTCTTGGACGGGAAGTTCGCCATGGACAAGGAAGGTCTGCTTGGGCGGTTCTTTGAAGTGGCCGAGCCACGCCATGATCTCGTCCGCGTCGGCATGGGCGCTCATAGAATCGATCCGCTCGATCTTCGCCCGGATCGGCACGGCCTCCCCGAGAATCTCCACCGAATCCGCCCCGTCGATCATTCTGCGTCCGTTCGTGCCCTCGGCCTGGTAGCCGGTGAAAAGGACCGTCGTGGTGGGATCACCCAGCCGCCGCTTCAAGTGGTGCACGACGCGCCCGCCGCTCACCATGCCGCTCCCACTGATCACCACGAACGGCCCGTGGGAGTCGTTCAGCTCTTTTGAGGTCTGCCGATCGCGGACGAAGGTCACGAGGTCGTTCGAAAAGGGCGACCGCCCTTCGCTCAAGTCGATCTTCATCTGCTTGTCGTGGTCCTCGTCCTCCTTCAGGTAGAGCAGGGTCGTCGCGCTCGCCATGGGGCTGTCCACGTAGATCGGGATGCGGGAGATCTCCCGCCGTTCAATCAGCTCGTGCAGGTGCCAGAGAAGCTCTTGCGTACGTCCGATCGCGAAACTCGGCACGACCACCACGCCCCTCTCCGCCTGGGCGCGCTGGATCACGGCCTTCAGGATCGCCTTTGGGTCGTCCTTCGAGTGGAGCCGGTCCCCATAGGTGCTCTCCATGACGAGGAACTCGGCGAACTCCACTGGCGAGGGATCGTGGATGATCGGCCGGTCGTTCCGGCCGAGGTCGCCGCTCATAAGGATGCGCTGCCCGTCCGGGAAGTAGACCTCGGCGAAGGCGGAGCCCAGGATGTGGCCGGCGGGGATGAATCGGAAAGTGGCCCCTCGCGGCAGGTCCTGCCACTGGAAGTAGTGCACCGGGCGCATCGGCTTAAGCGCCTCGAAGGCGTCGGCCTCAGTGTAAAGCGGCTCGGCGGGGCGGTGGCGGCTGGTGCCGTGCCGGTTGTGATAGCGGGCCTCTTCCATCTGCAGCCGGCCCCCGTCGGGCAGGCTGATCCGGCAAAGGCCGATCGTGCCGGGCGTCGCATAGACGGGCCCTCGGAAGCCGAGCTTTATCAGCCTGGGCAGGTAACCGATATGGTCCGTGTGGGCATGGGTCAGGATCACGGCGTCCAGCGACGCCGGGTCGAACTGGAGCGGCTCCCAGTTCAGTTCGCGAAGCTCGCGCGGCCCTTGGAAGAGGCCGCAATCCACCAAGATCTGCTTGCCTTCGTACTCGATGACGTGCTTGCTGCCCGTGACGGTCCGGGCTGCGCCTTGGAAGGTGATCCGCTGGGGCACGCGCGCCAGTATGGCCGACCGGTAACATGTGCGTGTGGAGCGGGCGGACGCCGCCTTGGTGGGCGGCACAGGCATTGGTCGTCGTCTGACCCAGATGGCCGGGAAACAAATTCTCGTGCCAACGCCCTTCGGGCCGTTTCGTGGCCGCCTGTTCGAGCACCAGGGCGTGCGGATCGTGGCGGTGCAGCGCCATTCCATGGGCCATCGCACCCCTCCCCATTTGGTGAACTACCGCGCGGTGGCCGACGGCCTCGCCCGTATGGGAGTTCGCGCCTGCCTCTCCAGCGCGGCGGTCGGCTCGCTTCGCGCGGATTGGACGCCAGGCACGCTCGCTGTGGTCACCGACTTCCTCGACTTCACGGGCCGGCGGCTGACCCGCTTCGACCGTGAGTTTGCCCACGTCGATTTCTCGCGGCCCCTGCCCGCGGGGAAAGCCCTGGTCGAAGAAGCGGAAAAGCTCGGCCATATCGTCGAGCCGCAAGCGGTCTACGCCGCGACGGACGGCCCCCGCTACGAATCGCCCGCCGAAATCCGCATGCTCCAGCATGTGGGCGCCGACGTGGTCGGCATGACCGCCACCACGGAAGCGGTGCTGATGCGCGAGAGCGGAGTGGACTACGGTTGCCTGGCCGCGGTCACGAACCTGGCCTGCGGCCTCGAGGACGACGTTCTGGCCCATACGGGGGTCGAGGCCGTGATGAAGCGCTTGCAACAACCTGTGCTCGACCTCCTGCTCGGCGCCATCGTCCGGGCGGTCAGCTAACCCGCCATGCCCCTCTCCCGCAGAAGTCTGGCTTTGGCCCTTGCCCTTACGCCCGGAATCGGCGGCAAGTCCGTCACCCGAATCCTCACTCGCAACGACCTGCTAGGGCGGACCCCGGACGAGTTCCTCAGCTTCGGTTTCGAGACCCTGCGCGAGGAGTACCGCCTGAACCGCCCGGCGGCGGAGGCTTGGACTGCGGACGTGCAAAGGCGGGTGCACGACGCCCTGGCGCTGGAAGACCGCCTGACCCCGCTTGGCGTCCGCATGGTCACGGCCGCCGACGCCCACTATCCGCGCCGCATCGAGCAGATGGAGGCGGACCCGCCGGGCGTGCTCTTCCTCTATGGCAACCTGCGGCTGCTCGAAGCGGACACCTTCTGCGTCCTCTCCAGTCGCATGAGCGCGCCGGAGGCGCTGGACTGGGTGGAGCGGGTGGCCGAAGAGGGCGTCCTGGACGGGAAGGTCGTGGTCGCCGGGCACGACACGCCGGAGTACCAGCGGTCCGCCGTAGTCCCCCTGCGCTATGGTGCGCCGCGCGTGCTGGTGCTGGACCGCGGGCTCGTCAAGGCGCTGGGCGAAGACCTGCGCGAAGAGCCTTTTCGCACGGCCCGGCTCTGGCGCCACCAGTTCGACGACCGCACCGACCTGGCCGTCTCGTGCCAAGTGCCGGACCGCGATTTCCATCCGAACAGCAACCGCATGCGCGACCGGCTCGTCGGCGCCCTTTCGACGGCGCTTGCCTTTGCCGAAGTCCGCCCTGGGGGGAACATGGAGCGGATCGCCGTCGCGGCGCTGAAGGCGGGCCGGCCCGTTCGCGTTTGGGAAAAATCGGAGTCGAGCGCAACGATCGCCCGCCTCGGCGGCAAGGTCTCCGTGCAGTGATAAGATATGTCCTGGGCAAGCCCCTGGGTTAAGGACCGGTTGTGAGGGTCGCGTTTTTTGGCGGTCTGCGTGTCGTGGGGGAGCGGCCCGTCGAGTTCTCAAACCGACGGGTCGCCTCGCTCTTTGCCTACCTCGCCCTGCGGCCCGAACCCGTGAGCCGTGAGCTCGCGGCCCTCGCCATCTGGCCGGGCGATCGGGAAGCAGCCTTGGCGAGCCTTCGAAACGCCCTCCCCTTGCTCCGTCGCGACCTTAGCGCGGCCGGAATCGAGCCGGAGACATTGATGGTGATCGAGCGGGCTTCCGTGGGGCTGGCCTCGGCCGCTTTCGAGAGCGATCTGGCGGATCTGCGCGCGGCGGTCAAGGAAAGCCCGGAGGATTTGGTGGCCCGACTGCGCGTCTGCGCCGGCCCGTTCCTCCCGGAGTTCGAGGAGCTCTGGGCCGAGGCCGAGCGAGAGCGCGCATACCACGACGTCCGACGCGCAGTCGAAGGTGGCTGCAAAACGCTGGCCGGCGAGTGGCTCGACCTCTTGCGCCACCTTTCGGCGGAGCTTCCCGATGACGAGGAACGGCTTAGGTGGCTGATGGAGGCGCTGCTTGCCGAGGGGGAGACGGGCGAGGCGCTCCGGCGCTATCGCCGGTTTGAGGCCCAGCTCCGTAAGCGGCTCGCGGTTTCTCCGTCTCGGGCCACAGTGCTCCTGGCGCGCACTGCGCGGCGGCAGGCGTCACGGCCAAGCCTTCAGAGCCACCTGCCCGGGCTGCTGCCTCCCCTCATTGGCCGCGAAAGGGAACTGGAAGCCCTCAGGGGCACAGCGGGCCAAGGCGTGCGGTGCCAAACCCTATTGGGCACTGGCGGAGTTGGAAAGACCCGCTTGGCCCAAGAACTGGCCGTCTGCTTTCATCGCGAGACGCACCACCCGACTTGGTTCGTAGACTTGAGTTCGATCACAGACGCGGACGCGATCCTGCCGACGGTCGCCCAGGTCGTGGTCCCCGATGCGGATGGGGGGCGCCCCTTGGACGCCCTGCGGGAGGCGGTTGGGGACCAGCAATCCCTCGTGATCCTGGACAACCTGGAGCAGATCGGACCGGGAGCGGCGGGAGCGGTCAACGCGCTGCTGCAAGCCTGTACCCGGATAGCGGTCGTCGCGACGACCCGCACCGCCCTTGGCGTTCCCGGCGAGGTCGTCCACCGCCTGGAACCACTCCCCCTGCCGATGGCCAGTGAGGAGGCGCCGAGCGTCCTGCTTTACCGCCAGCGGGCAGAGGCGACGCAAGGCCGGCCCGTCATCGGGGCGGAAACGGAAATCGCGGAGCTCGTGACCAGGCTCGAAGGCCTGCCTTTGGCGATCTGTCTCGCCGCCGCCCACGCGGACGTCCTCACACCTGCCGAGACGCTGGCCCAGCTCGAAGACCGGTTCCGGTTGCTCCGCGACGAGCGGTCTGACTGGCCCGTCCGCCACCGCCGACTCTGGTCATGCATCGAATGGAGCTATCGCATGGTGCCAGAGGCCCACGCCTTGCTCGACCGCTTGGCCCA carries:
- a CDS encoding endonuclease/exonuclease/phosphatase family protein, which produces MTERKQGSKRFDQLWTGLVLLAFLSVSFLVYYGYSGDDTTSLGFVANSLHSALCLIPLALALPFALARRNWKRLALSILLQTGLFVYAGQWHFPRSTAASEPGQIRVMSYNVQHCWAGVEKVAATIRRCDPDIVCMQELDWRGEDAATYNALRKALPEYRFYCSNGRTTATRLPIEWQREVWLTEFSFSWSCVETKVRKGGATLRVVNMHMPSFRTDVMLGRPLHQLWRRFGEVGTEQACLLRKVVPIAKGHGDPAVLAGDMNRSPSGQSLRELQRWGRDAWAERGIGPGWTMPSRTPLQRIDHVWLFGRTGCATAFVESSGASDHNPLVVDVLVDK
- a CDS encoding MBL fold metallo-hydrolase, translated to MPQRITFQGAARTVTGSKHVIEYEGKQILVDCGLFQGPRELRELNWEPLQFDPASLDAVILTHAHTDHIGYLPRLIKLGFRGPVYATPGTIGLCRISLPDGGRLQMEEARYHNRHGTSRHRPAEPLYTEADAFEALKPMRPVHYFQWQDLPRGATFRFIPAGHILGSAFAEVYFPDGQRILMSGDLGRNDRPIIHDPSPVEFAEFLVMESTYGDRLHSKDDPKAILKAVIQRAQAERGVVVVPSFAIGRTQELLWHLHELIERREISRIPIYVDSPMASATTLLYLKEDEDHDKQMKIDLSEGRSPFSNDLVTFVRDRQTSKELNDSHGPFVVISGSGMVSGGRVVHHLKRRLGDPTTTVLFTGYQAEGTNGRRMIDGADSVEILGEAVPIRAKIERIDSMSAHADADEIMAWLGHFKEPPKQTFLVHGELPVQEALKARIERELGWNVGIPNLHETFSLE
- a CDS encoding MTAP family purine nucleoside phosphorylase; protein product: MERADAALVGGTGIGRRLTQMAGKQILVPTPFGPFRGRLFEHQGVRIVAVQRHSMGHRTPPHLVNYRAVADGLARMGVRACLSSAAVGSLRADWTPGTLAVVTDFLDFTGRRLTRFDREFAHVDFSRPLPAGKALVEEAEKLGHIVEPQAVYAATDGPRYESPAEIRMLQHVGADVVGMTATTEAVLMRESGVDYGCLAAVTNLACGLEDDVLAHTGVEAVMKRLQQPVLDLLLGAIVRAVS
- a CDS encoding DNA-processing protein DprA: MALALTPGIGGKSVTRILTRNDLLGRTPDEFLSFGFETLREEYRLNRPAAEAWTADVQRRVHDALALEDRLTPLGVRMVTAADAHYPRRIEQMEADPPGVLFLYGNLRLLEADTFCVLSSRMSAPEALDWVERVAEEGVLDGKVVVAGHDTPEYQRSAVVPLRYGAPRVLVLDRGLVKALGEDLREEPFRTARLWRHQFDDRTDLAVSCQVPDRDFHPNSNRMRDRLVGALSTALAFAEVRPGGNMERIAVAALKAGRPVRVWEKSESSATIARLGGKVSVQ